The window CGAGGCCGGCGCGAGCAGGCGGACCGGTGAGGCCGGGGCGAGCAGGTCCAGGCCGTACGCCGACCCGTCGACCCCGAGGGCGGCACAGAGCCGCGCGGGGCCGCGCGCCAGGTCGACGTCGGCGCGGGAGGCCCGCCGCCGCGTACGCGCGAGCTCCGGGCCGACGACGATCTCGCCCGCCCGCAGGAGGACGGCCGACGCGGTGCCCTCGACCCCGCACACCACGTTGGCGCACCAGTGCATGCCGTAGGTGAAGTAGACGTACAGGAAGCCGGCATCGCCGAACATGACGTCGTTGCGCGGGGTACGCCCGCGGAAGGCGTGGGAGCCGGGGTCGGCCTCCCCCGCGTACGCCTCCACCTCGGTGAGGCGCACCGCTACCCGCCCGGCCTCGGTGTCGCTGACGAGCAGGGCGCCGAGCAGGGCCGGCGCCACCTCGGGCGCCGGCCCCCGCAGCGTCTCCCGCCGGAAGGCGGTCAGTCCCGCGTCGCCCATGCAGCGTGCTCGCTGGCCCCGGCGGCGAGCGCCGCCAACTGCTCGGCGACGCGCGCAGGGGCGGTCCCGCCGACGGCGGAGCGGGCCTCGAGCGCCCCGCGGACCGAGAGGACTGACCGCACCGTGGCGTCCAGCCGGGGGTCCACCGCCTCGAAGTCGGCGTCGTCCAGCTCCCACAGCTCGATGCCACGCGAGTCGCACAGCTGCACGAGGCTTCCGGAGATCTCGTGCGCGTCCCGGAACGGGACCCCCCGGCGCACGAGCCACTCGGCGACGTCGGTCGCCAGCGCATGCCCGGTCGGCGTGGTCGCCTCCAGCCGCACTGCGTCGACCCGCAGGGTGGCGACCATCCCGGCGAGCGCCGGGATCACGAGGAGCAGCTGCTCGACGGCGTCGAAAGCCGGCTCCTTGTCCTCCTGCATGTCCCGGTCGTAGGCGAGCGGCAGGCCCTTGAGCATGGCCAGCACGCCGGTCACGTGCCCGATG of the Motilibacter aurantiacus genome contains:
- a CDS encoding DNA-3-methyladenine glycosylase: MGDAGLTAFRRETLRGPAPEVAPALLGALLVSDTEAGRVAVRLTEVEAYAGEADPGSHAFRGRTPRNDVMFGDAGFLYVYFTYGMHWCANVVCGVEGTASAVLLRAGEIVVGPELARTRRRASRADVDLARGPARLCAALGVDGSAYGLDLLAPASPVRLLAPASPVPAAAVATGPRVGVTAGADTPWRFWVGGDPTVGAYRRHAPRRRTAGPTGAGSSTP